A window of the Syntrophaceae bacterium genome harbors these coding sequences:
- a CDS encoding DUF1018 domain-containing protein, whose amino-acid sequence MNAATIPGTTFPFPIHEQKGPPPIRSDAQAKQRRGLLAKIHIARKEMGLNEGEYEMILRAFKVSTAADLTLQQLEDLVKLLKHYGWKPVKTRHPAGREEHIEALRSRCLELAGEIQNGEKRLAGLAERICGTGQLAWCRDAGKLERLLAVLGKIKETESATT is encoded by the coding sequence ATGAATGCCGCGACGATCCCCGGGACGACCTTCCCCTTCCCTATTCACGAACAGAAAGGACCACCACCCATCCGGTCGGATGCCCAGGCGAAGCAACGTCGGGGGCTCCTGGCCAAGATCCACATCGCCCGGAAGGAAATGGGGCTCAACGAGGGAGAGTACGAGATGATCCTCCGGGCCTTCAAGGTCTCCACGGCGGCGGATCTTACACTTCAGCAGTTGGAAGACCTGGTGAAGCTCTTGAAGCACTACGGCTGGAAACCCGTCAAGACGCGGCACCCCGCCGGCCGGGAGGAGCACATCGAGGCCCTGCGATCCCGCTGCCTGGAGCTGGCCGGAGAGATCCAAAACGGGGAGAAACGCCTGGCGGGCCTGGCGGAGCGGATTTGCGGGACCGGGCAGCTTGCCTGGTGCCGGGACGCCGGGAAGCTGGAGAGGCTCCTGGCCGTCCTGGGGAAGATCAAGGAAACAGAATCGGCGACAACCTGA
- a CDS encoding Com family DNA-binding transcriptional regulator — protein MMGLRNIVTAKEVNGNTHVAINPASPPLSLPEIRCPRCHRLLMKGEVKRVEIKCPKCGCLLSLPKAPYCR, from the coding sequence ATGATGGGGCTTCGAAATATCGTTACGGCCAAAGAGGTGAATGGTAACACCCATGTCGCCATCAATCCTGCCAGCCCTCCTCTTTCTTTACCTGAAATCCGCTGCCCTCGCTGCCATCGACTACTTATGAAGGGCGAAGTCAAGAGGGTGGAAATAAAATGTCCCAAATGTGGGTGTCTCTTGAGTCTCCCGAAAGCACCATATTGTCGATAA
- the eno gene encoding phosphopyruvate hydratase, translated as MNQKIKAINAIEILDSRGNPTIRTYVTLTGGITASASVPSGASTGENEAIELRDGGRTRYGGKGVLKAVAHVKELIAPILIDMDPTQQAEIDRLMILLDGTTNKAKLGANAILSVSMAVARAASMAAGLPLYAYMGGFGALRLPVPMMNILNGGKHADNSVDFQEFMIMPVGAPSFSEALRYGAETFHALKGILAAKGYATNVGDEGGFAPDLKSNDESCDVIVEAIWEAGYKPGKDIAIALDPAASSFYENGIYNLLKSGQGKKTSRDMITFYDKWISKYPIVSIEDGLAETDWEGFRQQTATQGDRIQIVGDDIFVTNPMFVQQGIHEKTANAVLIKLNQIGTITETMEAISLCRKAGWGYVISHRSGETEDTFLADFAVAMGGGQIKTGSACRSERIAKYNRLLEIETELGKAAIFENPLKGGGVKDKT; from the coding sequence ATGAACCAGAAGATCAAAGCCATCAATGCTATTGAAATCCTCGATTCTCGAGGAAACCCTACCATCCGGACCTACGTTACTCTGACTGGAGGCATCACCGCATCCGCATCTGTTCCCTCTGGGGCATCCACCGGGGAAAACGAAGCCATTGAACTCAGAGATGGTGGGCGGACCCGTTACGGAGGCAAAGGAGTCCTCAAGGCGGTTGCCCATGTGAAGGAACTTATCGCACCAATTCTGATTGATATGGACCCCACTCAGCAGGCGGAGATTGATCGCCTCATGATCCTCTTGGATGGGACTACGAATAAGGCAAAGCTGGGGGCCAACGCGATCCTGAGTGTTTCTATGGCTGTCGCTCGGGCGGCCTCGATGGCGGCGGGCCTTCCCCTCTATGCCTACATGGGCGGTTTCGGGGCGCTGCGCCTGCCTGTCCCCATGATGAACATCCTCAATGGTGGCAAGCATGCCGACAACAGCGTCGACTTCCAGGAATTCATGATCATGCCAGTGGGCGCTCCTTCCTTTAGTGAGGCCCTTCGTTATGGAGCTGAGACGTTTCATGCCCTGAAAGGCATTCTCGCCGCGAAGGGATACGCAACCAACGTCGGCGACGAAGGTGGATTTGCACCGGACCTGAAAAGTAACGACGAGTCATGTGATGTGATCGTCGAGGCCATCTGGGAAGCCGGTTACAAGCCGGGCAAAGACATTGCCATTGCACTCGATCCAGCGGCCAGTTCTTTTTATGAGAACGGCATATACAACCTATTGAAGTCGGGGCAGGGAAAGAAAACAAGTCGGGATATGATCACCTTTTATGACAAATGGATCAGTAAATATCCTATCGTTTCCATTGAGGACGGACTGGCGGAGACCGACTGGGAAGGATTCCGTCAGCAGACGGCCACGCAGGGAGACCGGATCCAAATCGTGGGGGACGACATCTTCGTCACCAATCCCATGTTCGTACAGCAGGGCATTCATGAGAAGACGGCCAACGCGGTCCTGATCAAGCTGAACCAGATCGGCACCATTACAGAGACGATGGAAGCGATCAGCCTATGCCGGAAAGCCGGTTGGGGTTATGTAATATCTCATCGTTCCGGTGAAACGGAAGATACGTTCCTGGCCGATTTTGCCGTTGCGATGGGAGGAGGACAGATCAAAACAGGGTCTGCCTGCCGCAGCGAGCGAATTGCAAAGTATAACCGCCTTCTAGAAATCGAGACTGAACTCGGGAAGGCGGCGATTTTCGAAAATCCACTGAAGGGAGGTGGCGTGAAGGACAAAACCTGA
- a CDS encoding cation:proton antiporter: protein MWLTSALWMGLALLSSLISIRVGISVALIEIFVGFLAGNIVGLSITPWVNYLAGVGSIMLTFLAGAEVDPQVIRKHFGSSIGIGMAGFLIPFSGILLFSRYALGWTWPQSQIAALALSTTSVAVVYAVMVETGLNQTELGKIILAACFINDLGTVVVLGALFADYDVWLAVFILVTAAAMWGIPRFLPCFFRRVGDRVSEPRIKFIFVLLFLLGGLGDLAKCEAILPAYLIGMVLAPFFLKEKEHAKRLRAGTFVFLTPFYFLKAGSFVKYSVVQSAFVLILIFLAVKMLTKFIGVWPLTRSFRFKSREGTYTTLMMCTGLTFGTIASLFGLNNGIISQDQYTILVAAVIGSALLPTLVAQKWFQPPMNGLEEKTDV from the coding sequence ATCTGGCTTACCTCTGCGCTTTGGATGGGCTTGGCCCTGTTGTCATCACTCATCTCCATCCGGGTAGGCATTTCCGTTGCACTCATCGAAATCTTCGTCGGTTTTCTCGCGGGAAACATTGTTGGTCTCAGCATAACTCCATGGGTCAATTACCTGGCGGGCGTTGGCTCCATCATGCTGACATTCTTGGCAGGGGCTGAAGTAGATCCCCAAGTGATCCGAAAACATTTCGGGTCGAGCATTGGGATCGGAATGGCAGGATTTCTTATCCCATTTTCCGGAATCCTTCTATTCAGCCGTTATGCTCTTGGGTGGACCTGGCCGCAGTCGCAAATTGCCGCTCTTGCCTTGTCAACAACGTCCGTTGCGGTTGTTTACGCCGTCATGGTGGAAACGGGACTCAATCAGACCGAACTGGGCAAGATCATTCTGGCGGCATGTTTCATTAACGACCTGGGAACCGTTGTCGTCCTCGGCGCTCTTTTCGCCGATTACGATGTCTGGCTGGCTGTTTTCATACTTGTCACAGCGGCAGCCATGTGGGGAATCCCGAGATTTCTTCCCTGTTTTTTCCGCAGGGTTGGGGATAGGGTCAGTGAACCGAGAATCAAGTTCATTTTTGTCCTGCTTTTTCTACTAGGAGGGCTGGGTGACTTGGCCAAGTGTGAAGCGATTCTGCCGGCCTATTTGATCGGCATGGTTCTGGCGCCCTTCTTTCTGAAGGAGAAGGAACATGCCAAGCGATTGCGGGCCGGTACTTTCGTGTTCCTCACGCCCTTTTATTTTCTGAAGGCAGGCTCGTTCGTAAAGTATTCTGTTGTTCAATCTGCGTTCGTCCTGATCCTGATCTTTCTGGCCGTAAAAATGCTGACGAAGTTCATCGGCGTCTGGCCGCTCACCAGAAGTTTCCGGTTTAAGTCCCGTGAAGGGACTTACACCACGCTTATGATGTGCACTGGTCTCACGTTCGGAACGATTGCCTCCCTGTTCGGTCTGAACAACGGAATTATCAGCCAGGACCAATACACGATCCTTGTTGCGGCCGTGATCGGAAGCGCCCTGCTTCCCACTCTTGTCGCACAGAAGTGGTTTCAACCCCCTATGAATGGTTTGGAGGAAAAGACCGATGTATAA
- a CDS encoding universal stress protein, translated as MYKKILHGMDGSEGAFKALKEAIDIARLHGAELHSVSVQEVPHYAGTIGEVMEEEASSKAYFNEIAAGAREIAQEAGVDLHVHVIVGHEAKTIIEMTKKFKFDLLVLGFMGRSALYDRVMGSTCQNLVRLAPCSVLVVK; from the coding sequence ATGTATAAAAAAATATTGCACGGAATGGATGGATCGGAAGGGGCTTTCAAAGCGCTAAAGGAAGCTATAGACATTGCAAGACTGCATGGAGCAGAACTGCATTCCGTAAGCGTTCAGGAGGTTCCCCACTATGCCGGTACCATTGGAGAGGTGATGGAAGAGGAAGCTTCTTCCAAGGCCTATTTCAACGAAATTGCTGCTGGCGCACGGGAGATAGCTCAGGAGGCCGGAGTGGATCTTCATGTTCACGTCATTGTCGGGCACGAGGCCAAAACGATCATCGAAATGACGAAGAAATTCAAATTTGATCTCCTTGTTCTAGGATTTATGGGCCGTTCGGCGTTGTATGACCGGGTCATGGGAAGCACCTGCCAGAACCTAGTTCGCCTCGCGCCCTGCTCGGTCCTTGTCGTAAAATAA
- a CDS encoding M15 family metallopeptidase: MASRNSEDLTPALQGKLRFFDERMKAAGIPYRLTCTARTVKEQIALYAQGREALPKTNWLRKLAGLLPIKLFENRKKVTWTLASKHIVDLDDGNPDNDKARAFDIAIEKDRQPSWDLKADVNDNDIPDYEEAGRIGESVGLKWGGRFRKPDYVHFELP; this comes from the coding sequence ATGGCCAGCCGCAATTCTGAAGACCTGACACCGGCCCTGCAGGGGAAGTTGCGGTTCTTCGATGAGCGGATGAAGGCGGCGGGGATCCCCTACCGCCTTACCTGCACAGCCAGGACGGTCAAGGAGCAGATCGCCCTGTACGCTCAGGGCCGGGAGGCACTGCCCAAAACGAACTGGCTCCGGAAACTGGCCGGGCTGCTCCCCATTAAACTGTTCGAGAACCGGAAGAAAGTCACCTGGACCCTGGCTTCAAAGCACATCGTGGATCTGGACGACGGGAATCCGGATAACGACAAAGCCCGGGCCTTCGATATCGCCATCGAGAAGGACCGGCAGCCCTCCTGGGATCTCAAGGCCGACGTCAACGACAATGACATCCCCGATTACGAGGAGGCCGGCCGGATCGGGGAATCCGTCGGCCTTAAATGGGGTGGCCGCTTCCGGAAGCCCGACTACGTCCATTTTGAGCTGCCCTGA
- a CDS encoding DUF3486 family protein, protein MPARSKITKLPPEVKAELDRRLIGGGFADYTSLAYWLAEQGFEISRSAIHRYGQEFEEKLSALRIATEQARAITEAVGDEEGVMGDALTRLCQEKAFQVLVEMQSLDPESIDFNKLTVAVAKLNKASVAQKKWMAEVRSKARDAADDVVKTAKQGGLSEEKAEEIRRRILGIV, encoded by the coding sequence ATGCCCGCGCGATCGAAGATCACGAAACTGCCCCCGGAGGTGAAGGCCGAACTCGACCGGCGCCTGATCGGCGGCGGCTTCGCCGATTACACCTCCCTGGCCTATTGGCTGGCCGAGCAGGGCTTCGAGATCTCCCGTTCGGCGATCCACCGCTACGGCCAGGAGTTCGAGGAGAAGCTCTCGGCCCTCAGGATCGCCACGGAACAGGCCCGGGCCATCACCGAGGCCGTGGGTGATGAAGAGGGCGTCATGGGCGACGCCCTGACCCGGCTCTGCCAGGAGAAAGCCTTCCAGGTCCTGGTGGAGATGCAGTCCCTGGATCCGGAAAGCATCGACTTCAACAAGCTGACCGTGGCGGTGGCCAAGCTGAACAAGGCCTCCGTGGCCCAGAAGAAGTGGATGGCGGAAGTCCGGTCCAAGGCCCGGGACGCAGCGGACGACGTGGTCAAGACGGCCAAGCAGGGCGGGCTCTCTGAAGAGAAGGCCGAGGAGATCCGCCGGCGGATCCTGGGGATCGTATGA
- a CDS encoding DUF935 family protein yields MAEETKRPPVVTDEVATIEKDIDIFAGWLKRLENPDPVLRTEAAGKGLKLYDEVDRDAHAGSVLQQRILAVVGKEWEMIPAKSARKQGRPAATSQEQVVADFVSEVLEGCNFDQARQEILKAVLYGFFGLETLWEPKDASIVIRKILGKHPRRFVFTPEREPRLLTTDNMVDGEALPERKFVFLTWGDSDNPYGRGLGQKLWWPVWFKKHGVKFWLVFLEKFGMPTVKGKYPAGTGPEQKKALLEAIEAIQNDTGLTMPDTMDVEFLEASRAGTVTHEQLCNYMDRQISKAVLGQTASTEGTPGKLGNEESQENVRQELIEADADLLDACLNETLVRWIVDFNFPGTAAYPKLKTYAAAKPDLKQQSEIDKTLVVDIGLPVGTAYFYETYGIPAPQEGEETVGNTKKAAAKKEEKAAFAEKAGRLFPDQDALDRAVEGLSLQSQAEGILKPLVEMIQAGSSYEEILESLEEAYPSLNDQALEDMLARAMFAAETWGRLNA; encoded by the coding sequence ATGGCCGAAGAGACGAAACGCCCGCCTGTCGTCACCGACGAAGTCGCCACCATCGAGAAGGACATCGACATCTTCGCCGGCTGGCTGAAGCGCCTGGAGAACCCGGATCCGGTCCTCCGGACCGAGGCGGCCGGAAAGGGGCTCAAGCTCTACGACGAGGTGGACCGGGACGCCCACGCGGGAAGCGTGCTGCAGCAGCGGATCCTCGCCGTCGTGGGGAAGGAATGGGAGATGATTCCAGCCAAGTCCGCCCGAAAACAGGGCCGGCCGGCTGCCACCTCCCAGGAGCAGGTTGTCGCCGATTTTGTTTCGGAGGTTCTGGAGGGCTGCAACTTCGACCAGGCCCGCCAGGAGATCCTGAAGGCGGTCCTCTACGGCTTCTTCGGCCTCGAAACCCTCTGGGAGCCGAAGGACGCCTCGATCGTCATCCGGAAGATCCTGGGAAAGCACCCTCGGCGCTTTGTCTTCACGCCGGAGCGGGAACCGCGCCTCCTCACGACCGACAACATGGTCGACGGAGAGGCCCTTCCGGAGCGGAAGTTCGTGTTCCTCACCTGGGGCGACTCCGACAATCCCTATGGCCGGGGCCTTGGCCAAAAACTCTGGTGGCCCGTTTGGTTCAAGAAGCACGGCGTCAAGTTCTGGCTCGTCTTCCTGGAGAAGTTCGGTATGCCCACAGTGAAGGGCAAGTACCCGGCGGGGACGGGTCCCGAGCAGAAGAAGGCGCTCCTGGAGGCCATCGAGGCGATCCAGAACGACACGGGGCTCACCATGCCCGACACGATGGACGTGGAGTTCCTGGAGGCCTCCCGGGCCGGTACGGTGACCCACGAGCAGCTCTGCAATTACATGGACCGCCAGATCTCGAAGGCCGTCCTGGGACAGACGGCCTCGACGGAGGGCACCCCCGGAAAACTTGGCAACGAGGAATCCCAGGAGAACGTCCGCCAGGAGCTGATCGAGGCCGACGCAGATCTCCTGGACGCCTGCCTGAATGAGACCCTGGTCCGCTGGATTGTCGACTTCAACTTCCCCGGGACGGCGGCCTACCCGAAGCTCAAGACCTACGCCGCGGCCAAGCCCGACCTGAAGCAGCAGTCCGAGATCGACAAGACCCTCGTCGTGGACATCGGCCTCCCCGTGGGGACGGCCTACTTCTACGAGACCTACGGGATCCCGGCACCCCAGGAGGGCGAGGAGACCGTCGGCAATACAAAGAAAGCGGCGGCCAAAAAGGAAGAGAAGGCCGCCTTTGCGGAGAAGGCGGGACGGCTCTTTCCCGACCAGGATGCCCTGGACCGGGCCGTGGAGGGGTTGTCCCTCCAGAGCCAGGCGGAGGGGATCCTGAAGCCCCTGGTGGAGATGATCCAGGCGGGGAGCAGCTACGAGGAGATCCTGGAGAGCCTTGAGGAGGCCTATCCGTCCCTGAACGACCAGGCCCTGGAGGACATGCTGGCCCGGGCCATGTTCGCGGCCGAGACCTGGGGGCGCCTGAATGCCTGA